The following proteins are encoded in a genomic region of Heptranchias perlo isolate sHepPer1 chromosome 6, sHepPer1.hap1, whole genome shotgun sequence:
- the LOC137322436 gene encoding BTB/POZ domain-containing protein KCTD14-like has product MSSIDSRGTSGKSSTGTPQNASTVISLNVGGHIYTTALGTLKKYPRSKLAEMFSGQSRPRTDSEGRYFIDRDGTHFRYVLEFLRGREPPAQLAEEVYQEALYYDIEPLAKLLEDSPKLFGELVGRRQFLARVPNYQENIEVMVRVARAEAVASRQSTVTVCVVRNEEDVAKCHEAVNSLDTDKESVVRFGPWKASPSVSDLLCCIKLDIESKGYSASYRPHETGKVFLMRPCEFLYKFTFTWW; this is encoded by the coding sequence GCTTCGACGGTCATAAGCCTGAACGTCGGGGGTCACATCTACACCACCGCGCTCGGCACCTTGAAAAAGTATCCAAGGTCCAAGCTGGCAGAAATGTTCAGCGGTCAGTCCAGGCCAAGGACGGACTCTGAAGGGAGGTACTTCATCGACCGGGACGGGACCCACTTCAGATACGTCCTGGAATTCCTGCGGGGACGAGAGCCGCCTGCCCAGCTCGCCGAGGAAGTCTACCAGGAGGCGCTCTACTACGACATCGAACCCCTGGCCAAGCTGCTGGAGGACTCGCCCAAGCTCTTCGGCGAGCTGGTGGGCCGGAGGCAGTTCCTGGCCCGAGTGCCCAACTACCAGGAGAACATCGAGGTGATGGTGCGGGTGGCCCGGGCAGAGGCCGTGGCCTCCCGCCAATCCACGGTGACGGTGTGCGTGGTGAGGAACGAGGAGGACGTGGCCAAGTGTCACGAGGCGGTGAACAGCCTGGACACTGACAAGGAGTCAGTGGTGAGATTTGGCCCCTGGAAGGCCTCACCCTCTGTCTCAGACCTGCTGTGCTGCATCAAACTGGACATCGAAAGCAAGGGCTACAGCGCCTCCTACCGGCCTCACGAAACGGGGAAAGTTTTCCTCATGAGGCCTTGCGAATTCCTCTACAAGTTTACCTTTACGTGGTGGTAA